Proteins encoded within one genomic window of Candidatus Cloacimonadota bacterium:
- a CDS encoding oligosaccharide flippase family protein, with protein sequence MSKFVKSSIWNLCANIFVRALSLVTYPFLVRYFLKSDISIFKSFQSFIVILIAIIPLGTKHLYISSPKDRKKERWNLAFYVSSFFAFFLIILLSLNSKFLSFFLKDVTLQHNYIFIFILVFLATIKTLAITRLSSNMQFKEISIALMVKQIVLYSIIITSSFKLPTLTILFLALFITEVIETCMLLIFMKVSKIQFLPSFGAKVFSIDKVSQKFIFFIGFEQIFNVLAQQFPAIFVVFVMGKNLAPEFQLPLYAVSIPASLIMVSVAKVIFPYISEIRDNEKIKTMLISLEFIITLIILPILIGISFFSKEIVAILFDKSWTNAVIAFRFLPIMIIANVLNNPFTSIAAVKEKPHIIFIYSISLFLCRMLSIFVGYKLLGFKGAILLFVFFDFFIRMIRLKIDTSLVKLKFSKFLLNLKNNFLAAAILFSVSILLFSTFQNKLVSFIVGFIFYVFLSFKLEKERIAELVYKLKENISIKR encoded by the coding sequence ATGAGTAAATTTGTAAAATCAAGTATCTGGAATTTATGCGCAAACATATTTGTTCGGGCATTAAGTTTAGTCACATATCCCTTTTTAGTTAGATATTTTCTCAAATCTGATATCTCAATTTTTAAATCTTTTCAATCTTTTATTGTTATTTTAATAGCAATTATTCCGCTTGGCACAAAACATTTATATATTAGTTCACCCAAAGATAGAAAAAAGGAACGCTGGAACTTAGCCTTTTATGTTTCATCTTTCTTTGCCTTTTTCCTTATAATATTACTCTCTCTAAATAGCAAATTTCTATCCTTTTTTCTAAAAGATGTTACTCTACAACACAATTATATATTTATTTTTATTTTGGTATTTTTAGCAACCATTAAGACACTTGCTATTACCAGATTAAGTAGTAATATGCAGTTTAAAGAGATATCTATTGCACTAATGGTTAAGCAAATAGTGCTTTACAGTATAATAATCACTTCTTCATTTAAGTTACCAACATTAACAATTCTATTTTTGGCACTTTTTATTACAGAAGTGATAGAAACTTGTATGTTACTGATATTTATGAAAGTATCTAAGATACAGTTCTTACCTTCTTTTGGTGCAAAGGTATTTTCAATTGATAAGGTCTCCCAAAAATTCATTTTTTTTATAGGGTTTGAACAGATATTTAATGTCTTGGCACAGCAATTTCCTGCTATATTTGTTGTATTTGTTATGGGGAAAAATTTAGCTCCTGAATTTCAATTACCTCTTTATGCAGTAAGTATACCCGCTTCTTTGATTATGGTTTCGGTTGCAAAAGTAATATTTCCTTATATATCCGAAATTAGGGATAATGAAAAGATAAAAACTATGCTCATCTCATTGGAATTTATTATAACTCTTATCATATTACCCATTCTGATTGGGATATCTTTTTTTTCTAAAGAGATCGTTGCCATCCTTTTTGACAAATCTTGGACAAATGCTGTAATAGCGTTTAGATTTTTGCCGATTATGATAATAGCTAATGTATTAAATAATCCATTTACTTCTATAGCCGCAGTAAAGGAAAAACCACATATCATATTTATATATTCAATCTCTCTATTTTTGTGTAGGATGCTGTCGATTTTTGTCGGATATAAACTTCTGGGATTCAAAGGCGCAATCTTATTATTTGTGTTTTTTGACTTCTTTATCCGAATGATAAGGTTAAAGATTGATACCTCATTAGTGAAATTAAAATTTTCGAAATTTCTGCTAAATTTAAAAAATAACTTCCTCGCCGCAGCAATCTTATTTTCTGTTTCAATTTTGCTCTTCTCTACTTTTCAAAATAAACTTGTCAGTTTTATTGTAGGCTTCATTTTTTATGTGTTCTTAAGCTTCAAACTGGAAAAAGAAAGGATAGCTGAATTAGTTTATAAGCTTAAAGAGAATATTTCTATAAAAAGATAA
- a CDS encoding glycosyltransferase encodes MLNNIDRNKKHIVMIVLNNVKQDSRVKREAFVLKEAGYAITIFGIKESPFDSTHYIYKNIDIFLIPLITKSILPKSNLGWFFKYFEFVCRAIFKFLTFKIDFIHAHNLDALIPGFIAGKLQKARIVYDSHELFTEMSGKKDDLINKSWAYTERLLLKKVDKVIAANESRANIMHQEYGAKEIPNVILNIPDMNSQFITNSPDRLILKISTEKLNKKKVVLYQGGISPQRNTKELIFSVKKWDENLILVLIGPVITPQYEIYIRSIIENENLGSRVFLLPPVKSELLLNYTRNAQIGVIIYDDSSRNNYYCAPNKLFEYASVKIPIAGCDFPEIKKIIKKYKIGELFDPNNPSSIADAVNKIFCSYKNYIHTDGFDLLFKSFNWETQKSKLIKLYTELELNSF; translated from the coding sequence ATGCTAAACAATATTGATAGAAATAAAAAGCATATTGTAATGATAGTTTTAAATAATGTTAAACAAGATTCTCGTGTAAAAAGAGAAGCCTTCGTTTTGAAAGAAGCAGGATATGCCATCACAATCTTTGGTATTAAAGAAAGCCCTTTTGATTCAACTCATTATATTTATAAGAATATTGATATCTTCTTAATACCTTTGATTACCAAATCTATACTACCAAAGAGTAATTTGGGATGGTTTTTTAAGTATTTTGAGTTTGTGTGTAGAGCTATTTTCAAATTTCTTACCTTTAAGATTGACTTCATTCATGCTCATAACTTAGATGCCTTAATTCCCGGATTTATTGCTGGTAAACTTCAAAAAGCAAGAATTGTCTATGATTCACATGAATTGTTTACCGAAATGTCCGGCAAAAAAGATGATCTGATTAACAAAAGCTGGGCATATACAGAAAGGTTATTATTAAAAAAAGTGGATAAAGTAATTGCCGCCAATGAGTCTAGAGCAAATATCATGCACCAAGAGTATGGTGCAAAAGAGATTCCCAACGTTATACTAAACATTCCAGATATGAATTCGCAATTTATTACCAATTCTCCTGATAGATTAATATTAAAGATTAGCACTGAGAAATTAAATAAAAAGAAAGTCGTCTTATATCAGGGAGGCATATCACCTCAAAGAAATACTAAAGAACTAATATTTTCAGTTAAGAAGTGGGACGAAAATTTAATCTTGGTGCTTATAGGACCTGTTATAACTCCGCAATATGAAATATATATCCGATCAATTATAGAGAATGAAAATTTGGGAAGTAGAGTTTTTCTATTACCTCCAGTAAAAAGTGAGCTTTTATTAAACTATACAAGAAATGCACAGATTGGTGTGATAATTTATGATGATTCCTCTAGAAATAACTATTATTGTGCACCAAACAAATTATTTGAATATGCTTCTGTAAAAATCCCCATAGCTGGTTGTGATTTTCCTGAGATAAAAAAGATCATTAAAAAGTATAAAATTGGTGAACTCTTTGATCCCAATAATCCAAGTTCAATTGCAGATGCGGTAAACAAAATCTTTTGCTCATATAAAAATTATATACATACCGATGGTTTTGACTTATTATTTAAATCTTTTAATTGGGAAACTCAGAAATC